The Callithrix jacchus isolate 240 chromosome X, calJac240_pri, whole genome shotgun sequence genome contains a region encoding:
- the TCEAL7 gene encoding transcription elongation factor A protein-like 7: MQKPCKENEGKPKCSVPKREEERPYGEFERQQTEGNFRQRLLQSLEEFKEDIDYRHFKDEEMTREGDEMERCLEEIRGLRKKFRALHSNHRHSRDRPYPM; encoded by the coding sequence atgCAAAAGCCctgcaaagaaaatgaaggaaagccAAAGTGCAGCGTgccaaagagggaggaagaaCGCCCCTATGGAGAATTTGAACGCCAGCAAACGGAAGGGAATTTTAGACAGAGGCTGCTTCAATCTCTCGAAGAATTTAAAGAGGACATAGACTATAGGCATTTTAAGGATGAAGAAATGACAAGGGAGGGAGACGAGATGGAAAGGTGTTTGGAAGAGATAAGGGGTCTGAGAAAGAAATTTAGGGCTCTGCATTCTAACCATAGGCATTCTCGGGACCGCCCTTATCCCATGTAA